One window of the Trifolium pratense cultivar HEN17-A07 linkage group LG2, ARS_RC_1.1, whole genome shotgun sequence genome contains the following:
- the LOC123906536 gene encoding potassium transporter 8-like: MDLESVIHKNPIKEESWKHVLVLAYQSLGVVYGDLSTSPLYVYKSTFAEDIKHSDTNEEIFGVLSFVFWTLTLIPLLKYVFIVLRADDNGEGGTFALYSLLCRHARVSLMPNTQLADEDLTQYTMDETIEINKKNVGSSLKSLLEKHRVLQKVLLVLALIGTCMVIGDGVLTPAISVFSAISGLELSMSKEQHKYVEVPVACIILIFLFALQHYGTHRVGCLFAPVVLTWLICISAIGLYNIIHWNPHVYEALSPYYMFKFLKKTQWGGWMSLGGILLCITGSEAMYADLGHFNQLSIQIAFTFLVYPSLILAYMGQAAYLSKHHSLESDYRIGFYVSVPVKLRWPVLAIAILQAVVGSQAIITGTFSIIKQCSSLGCFPKVKIVHTSSKIHGQIYIPEINWSLMLLCLAVTIGFRDTKRMGNAAGLAVITVMLVTTCLMSLVIVLCWHKSVWLAICFILFFGSIEALYFSASLIKFLEGAWVPVALSLIFLIIMYVWHYGTIKKYEFDVQNKVPINWLLGLGPTLGIVRVKGIGLIHTELVSGIPAIFSHFVTNLPAFHQVVIFLCVKSVPVPHVAPRERFLVGRIGPKEYRLYRCIARYGYRDFHKDDMEFEKDLICSIAEFIRSDTSEYGLGLGNFEDDTKMTVVGTSSSNLEGVRISEDDQDNNDQDNNSQIEGTSELKEVKSPEKVKKRVRFVVPDSPRMDMETREELLELMEAKEAGMAFIMSHSYVRAKRGSSWMKKVAINYGYDFLRRNSRGPTYALSLPHASTLEVGMIYHV, translated from the exons ATGGATCTTGAGTCTGTGATTCACAAAAACCCAATTAAG GAGGAATCATGGAAGCATGTGTTGGTTTTAGCTTATCAAAGTTTAGGAGTTGTGTATGGAGATTTAAGCACTTCACCACTTTATGTTTACAAAAGCACTTTTGCTGAAGATATTAAACATTCAGATACAAATGAAGAAATCTTCGGTGTATTGTCTTTTGTGTTTTGGACATTAACATTGATTCCTCTTCTTAAATATGTGTTCATTGTGTTGAGAGCTGATGATAATGGTGAAGGAGGGACTTTTGCTTTGTACTCTTTGTTATGTAGACATGCTCGTGTGAGTTTGATGCCTAATACTCAGCTTGCAGATGAGGATTTAACACAGTACACAATGGATGAAACTATTgaaattaataagaaaaatgttGGGTCAAGTTTGAAATCTTTGTTGGAGAAACATAGAGTGCTTCAAAAAGTACTTCTTGTTCTTGCTTTGATTGGAACATGCATGGTTATTGGTGATGGTGTGCTGACACCAGCAATTTCTg TTTTTTCTGCTATTTCAGGTTTAGAGCTTTCCATGTCTAAAGAACAGCACAAAT ATGTGGAGGTTCCAGTTGCTTGTATAATACTGATATTTTTATTCGCCCTGCAACATTATGGCACACACCGCGTTGGATGCCTTTTCGCACCAGTTGTGTTGACCTGGCTAATATGCATCAGTGCTATCGGTCTTTATAATATAATCCACTGGAATCCACATGTTTATGAAGCTCTCTCCCCATACTACATGTTCAAATTTCTGAAAAAGACTCAATGGGGAGGTTGGATGTCGTTGGGAGGGATTCTATTATGTATAACAG GCTCGGAAGCTATGTATGCTGATTTAGGACACTTTAATCAACTGTCTATTCAG ATTGCTTTCACTTTCTTGGTATACCCTTCTTTGATCCTAGCATATATGGGACAAGCTGCATATCTTTCCAAGCATCATTCCCTTGAAAGTGACTATAGAATCGGGTTTTATGTGTCTGTACCAG tAAAACTTAGATGGCCTGTTCTTGCAATAGCCATACTTCAAGCTGTGGTTGGAAGTCAAGCTATCATCACCGGAACATTCTCAATAATCAAACAGTGTTCTTCTTTAGGGTGCTTCCCCAAAGTCAAAATCGTTCACACATCATCGAAAATACATGGCCAGATTTACATTCCTGAGATCAACTGGAGTTTGATGCTTCTTTGCCTGGCTGTTACAATCGGGTTTCGAGATACCAAACGAATGGGAAATGCAGCAG GTTTGGCTGTCATAACTGTTATGCTGGTAACCACATGCCTGATGTCTCTGGTTATAGTCTTATGTTGGCACAAAAGTGTTTGGCTAGCTATTTGCTTTATACTGTTCTTCGGCTCCATTGAAGCACTCTACTTCTCTGCATCCCTCATCAAGTTCCTTGAAGGGGCTTGGGTCCCTGTTGCCCTCTCACTCATCTTTCTTATTATCATGTATGTGTGGCACTATGGCACAATTAAGAAGTATGAGTTCGATGTTCAAAATAAGGTCCCTATCAATTGGCTCCTTGGTTTAGGCCCGACTCTAGGAATCGTAAGGGTTAAAGGTATCGGCCTAATACACACCGAGCTTGTATCTGGCATCCCGGctattttctctcattttgtTACCAATCTTCCTGCTTTTCATCAAGTTGTAATCTTCCTCTGCGTCAAATCTGTCCCGGTACCGCACGTTGCACCTCGAGAAAGATTCTTAGTTGGTAGAATCGGTCCAAAGGAATATCGCCTTTATAGGTGTATAGCACGGTATGGCTACCGTGACTTTCACAAGGATGATATGGAGTTTGAGAAAGATCTTATATGCAGTATAGCCGAATTTATCCGATCCGATACTTCTGAGTACGGACTAGGATTAGGAAATTTTGAAGATGATACTAAGATGACAGTTGTTGGAACTTCATCGTCAAACTTAGAAGGCGTAAGGATTTCGGAAGACGATCAAGACAATAATGATCAAGATAATAATTCTCAAATAGAAGGAACTTCGGAGTTGAAGGAAGTTAAGTCACCGGAAAAAGTGAAGAAGAGAGTGAGGTTTGTTGTGCCGGATAGTCCGCGGATGGATATGGAAACAAGGGAAGAGTTGCTTGAACTAATGGAAGCAAAGGAAGCAGGAATGGCATTTATAATGAGTCACTCATATGTGAGAGCAAAAAGAGGATCAAGTTGGATGAAAAAAGTTGCTATTAATTATGGTTATGATTTCTTAAGAAGAAACTCTAGAGGACCAACTTATGCTTTAAGTTTACCTCATGCATCTACCTTAGAGGTAGGTATGATCTATCATGTATGA